Proteins encoded by one window of Vibrio rumoiensis:
- a CDS encoding ABC transporter permease, which produces MSSLFRMKAIVVKEFRQLARDRLTYAMIVMIPLIQLLLFGYAINTVVRDIPVAVVDHSHNQASRWLVESVQASQVVDVVKYYQSTTQAQQGIQAGEVRAVLVIPHDLAQRQAQQRVQAQWMIDGSDSMISSAILGLAKMPVNERDKLSNLPVDLKRESTTFEMTTFYNPAQRSAINIVPGLLGVILTMTMVLFTSVAIVRESEQGNLELLITTPVSSFELMIAKIIPYIFVGLLQVGIVLSLGYFIFKVPINASLVDILLGSLVFISASLTLGLVISTIAKTQLQAMQLTLFIILPSILLSGFMFPIEGMPVIAQWLAEGLPATHYMRIIRALVLKGAELGDLYKDVLWLLVFTIVGIVVAAFRFKKTLD; this is translated from the coding sequence ATGAGCAGCCTTTTTCGTATGAAAGCGATAGTGGTTAAGGAGTTTCGTCAGTTAGCCCGAGATAGATTGACCTATGCGATGATTGTGATGATTCCACTGATCCAACTTTTGCTATTTGGCTACGCGATTAATACGGTGGTACGAGACATTCCAGTGGCGGTGGTCGACCACAGTCATAATCAGGCCTCTCGCTGGCTGGTGGAGTCGGTACAGGCCTCTCAAGTCGTTGATGTGGTTAAATATTATCAATCGACCACACAAGCTCAGCAAGGCATTCAAGCAGGGGAGGTGCGAGCGGTCTTAGTGATTCCACACGATTTAGCCCAGAGACAGGCGCAGCAACGAGTGCAAGCCCAGTGGATGATTGATGGCTCCGATAGCATGATAAGCTCGGCGATTTTAGGCTTAGCAAAGATGCCAGTTAATGAGAGGGATAAACTGTCCAATCTACCGGTAGATTTAAAGCGAGAGAGCACCACCTTTGAAATGACTACGTTTTATAATCCAGCCCAGCGCTCGGCGATTAATATTGTGCCTGGGCTATTAGGCGTGATCTTGACCATGACGATGGTGTTGTTTACCAGCGTGGCAATTGTTCGAGAATCTGAGCAGGGTAACTTGGAATTGTTGATCACAACACCAGTGAGCTCATTCGAATTAATGATCGCCAAAATCATACCCTATATATTTGTTGGTTTGCTGCAAGTGGGGATTGTCCTAAGTTTGGGATACTTTATTTTTAAGGTGCCGATCAATGCTTCGCTGGTGGATATTTTGCTTGGCTCGTTAGTGTTTATTTCAGCCAGTTTGACGCTTGGGCTGGTGATCTCAACCATTGCTAAAACTCAGTTACAGGCGATGCAACTGACATTATTCATTATTTTGCCATCAATCTTACTGTCGGGATTCATGTTCCCAATTGAAGGCATGCCCGTTATCGCGCAATGGCTTGCCGAAGGGTTACCTGCTACCCATTATATGCGGATCATTCGGGCATTAGTGTTGAAAGGGGCTGAACTAGGCGATTTGTATAAAGATGTGTTGTGGTTGCTGGTTTTTACGATTGTCGGGATTGTTGTAGCGGCATTTCGATTTAAGAAAACGCTTGATTAA
- the rluF gene encoding 23S rRNA pseudouridine(2604) synthase RluF: MTNQTSAIRLNKFISDSGFCSRREADKLIDQGRVTINGIVPEMGTKVLPGDDVQVDNKPIKTKEKPIYIALNKPTGITCTTERHVEGNIVDFIGHHKRIFPIGRLDKPSDGLIFMTNDGDIVNKILRAGNSHEKEYVVRVDKPITEEFIAKMGAGVDILDTTTLPCKVSKETDFSFRITLTQGLNRQIRRMCEALGYDVYKLRRVRIMNITIDGLPNGKWRYLTDAEVAEIHAMIEGSVGTQEASMVAADGQIIAKATDAKLHDARIQAKAEKEREFARQREADSQPQFKTYRGKGEFERKPRAKGKEGERSGGNRARNQDKPKAAGSSKPNASKGSRFGNSNSSTIKKWTPKK, translated from the coding sequence ATGACCAATCAAACTTCTGCTATTCGTCTTAATAAATTCATCAGCGATTCTGGTTTTTGCTCGCGTCGCGAAGCCGACAAACTTATCGACCAAGGCCGTGTCACGATCAACGGCATCGTTCCTGAAATGGGCACCAAAGTGCTACCGGGTGATGATGTGCAAGTGGATAACAAGCCGATTAAGACCAAAGAAAAGCCTATCTATATCGCACTCAATAAGCCAACGGGCATTACCTGTACCACCGAGCGCCATGTGGAAGGTAATATCGTCGACTTCATTGGTCACCATAAACGTATTTTCCCGATTGGCCGTTTAGATAAACCCTCAGATGGTTTGATTTTTATGACCAATGATGGCGACATCGTGAATAAAATTTTGCGTGCGGGTAACTCACACGAAAAAGAATATGTCGTACGTGTCGATAAACCCATCACCGAAGAGTTTATTGCCAAAATGGGCGCTGGTGTCGATATTTTGGATACCACAACTCTACCTTGTAAAGTAAGCAAGGAAACCGATTTTTCATTCCGTATTACCTTAACTCAAGGCTTAAACCGTCAAATTCGCCGTATGTGTGAAGCTTTGGGTTACGATGTTTATAAGCTCCGTCGCGTTCGTATCATGAACATCACTATTGATGGCCTGCCAAATGGTAAATGGCGTTACTTGACCGATGCGGAAGTCGCTGAAATTCATGCCATGATTGAAGGTTCTGTCGGTACACAAGAAGCCTCAATGGTAGCAGCAGATGGACAAATCATTGCCAAGGCAACGGATGCCAAACTGCACGATGCACGTATACAAGCTAAGGCTGAAAAAGAACGTGAATTTGCTCGCCAACGTGAAGCCGATAGTCAACCTCAGTTTAAAACCTACCGTGGTAAAGGTGAATTCGAGCGTAAACCGCGAGCTAAAGGTAAAGAAGGCGAGCGTTCTGGTGGCAACCGTGCTCGCAACCAAGATAAGCCGAAAGCAGCGGGTTCAAGTAAACCAAACGCTAGCAAAGGCTCTCGCTTTGGTAATTCAAATAGCAGCACCATCAAAAAATGGACACCGAAAAAGTAA